The following proteins are co-located in the Desulfoscipio sp. XC116 genome:
- a CDS encoding Coenzyme F420 hydrogenase/dehydrogenase, beta subunit C-terminal domain, translating to MPKLFKEKQDCCGCTACMSICPRAAISMRSDEKGFKYPFVNEALCIDCGLCLKVCRFKHKTDEKDFQVMPLVYAAKHRNEYVRMQSSSGGMFTALSDHILNKNGAVYGAAYDEDIVCRHIRATTKEESASCRGSKYVQSDTQETFKLIKKDINNGKNVLFTGTPCQVDGLDAYLGKGSNIENLLTVDFICHGVPSPRVFLDYIKYHEERSKKKIVEYYNRCKDKGWGHTEKVVYEDGTFDCTSMFSQSWKYLFYANVMLRPSCYRCPYTQIKRCSDITIADFWGVKNSKPKFGDEKGISLVLVNTGKGKEYLDMLHGDIEFLESDIESCISMQGCLKRPSSVDPKKRQQFWTNYHTKGILYVLKRYGRNNAYGRIKRYFTDKDRWFAHLVEHLFQVKKRFKRGRCI from the coding sequence ATGCCTAAATTATTTAAAGAAAAGCAGGATTGTTGTGGCTGCACGGCTTGTATGAGCATATGTCCTAGAGCGGCCATTTCAATGAGATCAGATGAAAAAGGTTTTAAATATCCCTTTGTTAATGAAGCATTATGCATTGATTGCGGGTTGTGTCTGAAGGTTTGTAGATTTAAACATAAGACCGATGAAAAGGATTTCCAGGTAATGCCATTGGTTTATGCCGCAAAGCACCGCAATGAATATGTAAGGATGCAGAGTTCTTCCGGGGGAATGTTCACGGCGTTGTCTGACCATATTTTAAACAAGAACGGTGCGGTCTACGGTGCAGCATATGATGAAGATATTGTGTGCCGCCATATTCGGGCAACAACAAAAGAAGAAAGTGCTTCTTGCAGAGGCTCAAAATATGTACAAAGCGATACCCAAGAAACCTTTAAACTTATAAAAAAAGACATTAATAACGGAAAAAATGTTCTGTTTACGGGTACACCCTGCCAAGTTGACGGGTTAGATGCTTATTTAGGTAAAGGGAGTAATATCGAAAATTTGCTGACTGTTGATTTTATATGTCATGGGGTGCCAAGCCCCAGAGTGTTTTTAGATTACATAAAATATCATGAAGAGAGAAGTAAAAAGAAAATAGTTGAGTACTACAACCGCTGTAAAGATAAAGGTTGGGGGCATACGGAAAAAGTAGTATATGAAGACGGAACTTTTGATTGCACTTCAATGTTCTCTCAATCATGGAAATATTTATTTTATGCAAATGTAATGCTCAGACCTTCATGTTATCGTTGTCCATATACACAGATAAAAAGATGCTCAGATATTACAATTGCTGATTTTTGGGGTGTTAAAAACAGTAAACCAAAATTCGGAGATGAAAAAGGGATTTCACTAGTATTAGTCAATACAGGAAAGGGAAAAGAATATTTAGATATGCTCCATGGTGATATAGAATTTCTAGAAAGCGACATAGAAAGCTGTATTTCCATGCAGGGGTGTCTAAAAAGGCCTTCCAGTGTGGATCCCAAAAAACGTCAGCAATTTTGGACTAACTATCATACCAAGGGGATTTTATACGTGCTGAAGCGTTATGGTAGAAATAACGCGTACGGTCGAATCAAACGGTATTTCACAGATAAAGACCGTTGGTTTGCACATTTAGTTGAGCATTTATTTCAAGTCAAGAAACGGTTTAAGAGAGGTAGATGCATATGA
- a CDS encoding polysaccharide biosynthesis C-terminal domain-containing protein, translating to MSNSSSRNKAIIIAYIALGTNMLSMLVLTPFYLKHLGINTYGLYQLIFSVAQYILMLEFGISMVMTRYILQYRIQNDRREEENFAMHCLYLVLGLCLLIVMAGWVVENNIENLFPNLTTGEISVAHSLFKWMIVQIVLIVLDQYFQGVALAYERYTIVKGIGLMRILLKTAIVILFIQFGMGVMGIVYADVLVMLLCCAMVLLYIKLVLNFKAKWHYFNRQFIKEATPLMFALLLQSIVTYANNAINMTILGRMIDTTTVAIYAVAMTFISVFSAVPTTIQSVYLPQATKMVVKRADNEQLTDLVIGPGRIQLILCMGMLCGFLLFGQQFISLWTGVKTLQAWNIALIIMVPMMIPLVQNVCLVVLTAKNRRTFRSVVLLGITAVNILFTIVLVKQIGILGAPIGTALAYLVGNIVVMNVYYQKKIGFNIPRMFKEIFSGIFWCAIGTAIICVPMLLIPASGMVWLITECSIFCLVYALLLYGFGLNRKEKSAVMQIYRRYIHA from the coding sequence ATGAGTAACAGCAGTTCAAGAAATAAAGCGATTATTATTGCATATATCGCACTTGGTACCAATATGCTATCGATGTTGGTACTTACTCCCTTTTATCTAAAGCATTTGGGAATTAATACATATGGACTTTACCAGTTGATTTTTTCTGTCGCTCAATATATTTTAATGCTGGAGTTTGGTATTAGCATGGTTATGACGCGCTACATCTTGCAATACCGAATTCAAAATGATCGGCGGGAAGAAGAAAACTTTGCAATGCACTGCTTGTATTTAGTGTTAGGCCTTTGCTTATTGATTGTTATGGCTGGGTGGGTAGTAGAAAATAATATTGAGAATCTTTTTCCAAATCTTACAACAGGAGAGATTTCTGTTGCACATTCGTTATTTAAATGGATGATTGTTCAGATTGTGCTGATTGTATTAGACCAATATTTCCAAGGTGTAGCATTAGCCTACGAGCGGTATACGATTGTAAAAGGTATTGGCTTGATGCGAATACTCCTGAAAACCGCTATAGTTATTTTATTTATCCAATTCGGAATGGGCGTAATGGGTATAGTTTATGCTGATGTTCTTGTGATGTTATTATGTTGTGCTATGGTTTTATTATATATAAAACTTGTTTTGAATTTTAAAGCAAAATGGCATTATTTTAATAGGCAGTTTATAAAGGAAGCTACACCACTTATGTTTGCTCTTTTGCTACAGTCTATAGTTACCTATGCAAACAATGCCATTAATATGACGATTTTAGGACGAATGATAGATACTACCACTGTTGCCATTTATGCGGTTGCTATGACGTTCATCAGTGTATTTAGTGCAGTTCCTACCACAATACAAAGCGTATATCTTCCACAGGCTACAAAAATGGTAGTAAAGCGTGCAGATAATGAACAACTAACTGATCTTGTGATTGGGCCGGGACGAATTCAACTCATACTTTGTATGGGGATGTTGTGCGGATTTCTTTTATTTGGACAACAATTTATATCCCTTTGGACAGGGGTAAAAACTTTACAGGCATGGAACATTGCGTTGATTATTATGGTACCAATGATGATTCCATTAGTTCAGAATGTTTGTTTAGTGGTACTAACGGCTAAAAACAGAAGAACCTTTCGTTCCGTCGTTTTACTAGGCATAACGGCAGTTAACATTTTATTTACAATAGTATTGGTGAAGCAAATAGGGATATTAGGTGCACCTATTGGCACCGCGCTTGCATATCTTGTAGGAAATATTGTAGTAATGAATGTTTACTATCAAAAAAAGATTGGATTCAATATCCCACGAATGTTTAAAGAAATATTCTCGGGAATATTCTGGTGTGCCATAGGGACAGCCATTATCTGTGTACCGATGCTATTAATTCCGGCATCTGGCATGGTATGGTTAATTACCGAATGCAGCATATTTTGTTTAGTTTATGCTTTGCTCTTGTATGGGTTTGGTTTAAATCGAAAAGAAAAATCTGCAGTTATGCAAATATATCGGAGGTATATCCATGCCTAA
- a CDS encoding polysaccharide pyruvyl transferase family protein: MKNKKSIGVITYFAYNYGAFLQAYALQKTMKNIGFDCELINYDYMRDRTLLGIPWSNINKPIKFCASVLKKLVLFSKTKKRTAIMKESVYNNLHFSKQRYKSAQQLRESPPQYDIYLTGSDQVWNPTINAQGFETRLLDFVYSSQGKLVSYAASIGLAEFPTDKIALTKEYLTRFDAISVREEEAKNILAPFIDKDVQRHVDPTLLREKKDWLEFGKPITEIQGPYIFVYMLANQPKLVKYANDLSKKLNLKILSVGNGMAFQNRILSDKSLSPEQFVWGIANAEYVVANSFHGTCFSVLFKKKARIFIPPTVQCRIVELIEGCNLSRLLEDVIIKNSDVERLYLGADKYLAKERKRAYEYLMHLKDLE; this comes from the coding sequence ATGAAAAATAAGAAAAGTATTGGAGTTATTACATATTTTGCTTATAATTACGGTGCATTTTTGCAGGCATATGCTCTGCAAAAGACGATGAAGAACATAGGGTTTGACTGTGAGCTTATTAATTATGACTACATGCGAGACAGAACTTTGTTAGGGATACCATGGAGCAATATAAATAAACCAATTAAATTTTGTGCGTCCGTTTTAAAAAAACTAGTATTATTTAGTAAAACAAAAAAAAGAACTGCAATTATGAAGGAAAGTGTGTACAATAATTTGCATTTTTCAAAACAACGATATAAAAGTGCACAGCAATTACGTGAATCGCCACCTCAATATGATATTTATCTTACCGGCAGTGATCAGGTATGGAATCCTACCATTAATGCGCAAGGGTTTGAGACACGATTATTGGATTTTGTATATTCTTCCCAAGGTAAGTTGGTCTCCTATGCAGCTAGCATAGGTTTGGCGGAATTTCCAACGGATAAAATTGCTTTAACTAAGGAGTATTTAACGCGGTTTGATGCAATATCAGTACGTGAAGAGGAAGCAAAAAATATCCTGGCACCATTTATAGATAAAGATGTGCAACGGCATGTAGATCCTACACTTTTGCGAGAAAAAAAAGATTGGCTTGAGTTTGGGAAACCAATAACTGAAATTCAGGGACCGTATATCTTTGTTTACATGCTGGCAAATCAGCCCAAATTAGTGAAATATGCAAATGACTTGTCCAAAAAATTAAACCTAAAAATCCTTTCAGTCGGCAACGGTATGGCTTTCCAAAATCGAATCCTGAGTGATAAAAGCTTAAGTCCTGAACAATTTGTTTGGGGTATTGCAAATGCGGAATACGTTGTGGCTAACTCTTTTCACGGAACATGTTTTTCTGTCCTTTTTAAGAAAAAGGCTCGCATATTTATACCGCCAACCGTCCAGTGCCGTATTGTAGAATTGATAGAAGGATGCAACTTGTCGCGCCTTTTAGAAGATGTTATTATTAAAAATTCAGATGTTGAGAGGTTATATTTGGGTGCAGATAAGTACTTGGCAAAAGAACGAAAACGTGCTTATGAATATCTTATGCATCTGAAGGATTTAGAATGA
- a CDS encoding O-antigen ligase family protein, with protein sequence MYKSEFSTTYEIGIHKIKSLNVQSMLFKVSIFPLMLFAFFFGYLDYPVKYVLIFGALFLLLFSSLNKYNALIVFQTQDIFFLLYLLSGIISLFYTDSLSRALVYLGIWSFGILIKLWLPYFRNNTKYIINCLFAFSTLHVLATLLQIMFPALMISINAVILDANTLYWNNLFLRQNAYTGITGQIGTNAFYLSVFVGIAVCKLITLSKQQRNTKFVFICLAGAAFLALLATQKRGPLLFCVLSILGILYIWYAKTKKNIFRFIWLVTLLGVAIMMLLLFTDYGQTLTSRFFYGSYGDIYSGRLPMFLLMWEGFLEKPLLGHGLASTSTLVGTLGHSTGHNVYLQSLNDIGLIGTFCLMVFMYKSLERTIRKIRMQSNTTGPHRLIYYLQISLYLQLFVILYGLTGNPIYDHFQFIIYIIACAIPGMITNGSSFSQNNIKSHNGMEDVYEK encoded by the coding sequence ATGTATAAATCGGAATTTTCAACTACATATGAAATTGGAATTCATAAAATAAAATCCTTAAATGTGCAAAGTATGCTTTTCAAAGTATCCATATTTCCTTTAATGCTTTTCGCGTTTTTTTTTGGTTATCTGGATTATCCCGTGAAGTATGTGCTAATTTTTGGTGCTTTGTTTTTATTATTGTTTTCATCTTTAAATAAGTATAACGCCTTAATTGTGTTTCAAACGCAGGATATTTTTTTTCTACTATACCTTTTATCCGGGATTATTAGTCTGTTTTATACGGATTCGTTATCACGAGCACTTGTTTATTTGGGTATTTGGAGTTTTGGCATATTAATTAAGCTATGGTTGCCTTATTTTAGAAATAACACGAAGTATATTATTAACTGTTTGTTTGCTTTTTCGACTTTGCATGTTTTGGCAACATTGCTGCAAATTATGTTTCCGGCATTAATGATATCAATAAATGCAGTAATTTTGGATGCTAATACATTATATTGGAATAATTTATTTTTGAGGCAAAATGCGTATACGGGAATAACAGGTCAAATTGGAACCAATGCATTTTATCTGTCGGTTTTTGTTGGCATTGCAGTCTGCAAATTGATTACATTATCTAAGCAGCAAAGAAATACCAAATTCGTATTTATATGCCTTGCTGGTGCAGCCTTTCTAGCATTGCTTGCGACTCAAAAACGTGGCCCGTTATTATTTTGTGTACTAAGCATCTTAGGGATATTGTATATTTGGTATGCAAAAACAAAGAAAAATATCTTTCGTTTTATCTGGTTAGTGACCTTGTTAGGTGTGGCTATTATGATGTTGCTGCTATTTACAGACTATGGTCAAACCTTAACGAGCCGATTCTTCTATGGAAGCTATGGTGATATATATAGTGGCCGTTTGCCAATGTTCTTATTGATGTGGGAAGGGTTTTTGGAAAAACCATTACTAGGACATGGATTGGCTTCAACAAGCACACTAGTGGGAACTTTAGGTCATTCCACAGGACATAATGTATATCTTCAAAGCCTAAATGATATAGGCTTAATTGGAACATTTTGTTTGATGGTTTTTATGTATAAATCCTTGGAACGGACGATTCGCAAGATTCGTATGCAGAGTAATACTACAGGGCCCCATAGATTGATTTATTATCTACAGATTTCTTTGTATTTACAACTCTTTGTAATACTATACGGTTTAACTGGTAACCCGATTTATGATCATTTCCAATTTATAATATATATAATTGCTTGTGCAATTCCCGGGATGATTACGAATGGTAGCAGCTTTTCTCAAAATAATATTAAAAGCCATAACGGAATGGAGGATGTGTATGAAAAATAA